The Dyadobacter sp. 676 DNA window TCGTGGCGCTGTATTAGGCCATGTTGTGGTAAACGCGTTGTACGTCGTCGTCTTCCTCGATTTTCTCGATCAGCTTTTCGACTTCCGCGGCCTGTTCCTCCGTCAGCGTTTTGGTGTCGTTGGGAATGCGTTCGAAATCCGCCTCGACGATCTCGTAACCATTCTCTTCAAAATAATGCTGTAATGCTCCGAAAGCGGAGAATTCGCCGTAAATGTTGATCAGGTTGGTTTCTTCGTCGAGGAACACTTCTTCGCCGCCCGCGTCGATCAGTTCAAATTCCAGTTCTTCGAGGTCTTTACCCGTATTTTTGATCTTGAAGATACATTTGCGGTCAAAAAGGAAGTCCAGCATCCCGGTCGTACCCAGGCTGCCGCCCAGCTTATTGAAGTAGCTTCTTACATTCGCTACAGTGCGGGTAGGGTTATCCGTCGTGCTTTCAACGAGGATCGCGATACCATGGGGGCCGTAGCCCTCGTATACCATTTCCTTGTAATCTTCCTGATCTTTGGAAGTGGCGCGTTTGATCGCCCGTTCGATAGTTTCCTTGGGCATGTTCACTGCCTTGGCGTTTTGCAGGAGAACCCGGAGTTTGGAGTTGGTGGCAGGATCGGCTGTGCCGCTCTTCACCGCGAGGACGATCTCTTTCCCGATTCGGGTGAAGGTCTTCGCCATTTTGTCCCACCGTTTGAACATCCGTGCCTTTCTGTATTCAAAAGCCCTTCCCATACTTATAATGTATTATTGGTTATTTTAATGTTGGTACCTTGGTATTGTCAATTGTGCCGCAAATTTATAAAAACGGTCAATATCAGGTAAAAATAAATTCTTTCACGGAGTACTTTCATGGATCATCAGTTAAACTGGCGCTTGCAGACATTCGACGAGCTCAGCAATTCCGAACTTTACGGCATTCTTCGGCTACGGAGCGAAGTGTTCGTCCTGGAACAGCGGTGCTGTTTTCTGGATATGGATAACAAGGATCAGCAATGTCATCACCTGTCGGGCTATCGCGATGGGCAGTTGGTCGCATTCGCGCGGATCGTTCCCCCGGGGCTGTCCTATGAATACCCAGCCATCGGGCGGATCGTTGTTTCTTCGCATGGAAGGGGAGCAGGTTATGGGATCGAGTTGCTTAATGTCTCGATTCAAAAGCTCGAAGAACTGTACGGAAAAGTCCCGATCCGGATAGGAGCCCAATTGTATCTCAAAAAATTCTACGAATCATTCGACTTCAGGCAGTCGGGCGAGGTTTACCTCGAAGACGGCATCGAGCATATCGAAATGACGAGGCCGATTCAGCGGTAATTACAAAATGTGTAACTTTTTGGGGAATCGTTTCCCAAAAGTGTTGAAATAGTAAACACCGACTGTAACCGTATATATGCTAAAACCGGGATGAAAAGGCACTCAGGAAGGCCCGGAACAGGATATTTGGAGAAAAACGTAGTAATTAATCTACATTTCGATAAAAAAACTTTGATATAAATTGCTCGTAATCTCTTTCTTTCCTAATTTGGCACAGAATTTTAGTTATTAGTATTCAGTCAAGCAAATTGTTGCTTTGGGACTGACGCCCTGTCAGCAACCCAATTAACATTTTTGACGAACACTGATAGAGGAGGGTTTACGTGGAATGGCCTACTGTAATGCGGTAGGCCATTTTTTTGTGCTTTCCCGATTGGTTCGGAAAATGAAATGGTGTTCATTTGTAATGTTTTACGACACACCACCGCATTACAATGACCAAAGTTACCGAGTACATCCGCCGCGCGGAAGGAAAAACCCTGTTCTCCATCGAGATTATTCCCCCCATTGAAAGGACAGAATATCAACGATTTGCTGGATTCCATCGAGCCTTTAATGGAATTCAAGCCGCCGTTTGTGGATGTGACCTATCACCGCGAGGAGCTGATCGACCGCGTGGGGCCCGATGGTACCATCGAGCGTATCCCCATCCGCAAACGCCCGGGAACAGTCGGTATCTGCGCGCGTTTGATGGAGCGTTTTAAGGTAGACGCGGTGCCGCATGTAATCTGTGGCGGATTTACTAGGGACGAAACGGAGGATGTGCTGATCGACCTGCATTACCTTGGTATCGACAATGTACTCGTGCTGCGCGGCGATCCTGAGAAGTCGGCGGGCGTTTTCCGACCGAAGCCCGGCGGGCACACCTATGCCTCGGAGCTGGTGACGCAGGTAGCCAATATGAACAAAGGCATACTGCTCAATGCGGAAACCGAAATGTCGCCGACCAACTTTTGCATCGGCGTGGCCGGCTATCCCGAAAAGCACTTCGATGCAGAGTCGTTCGACTCCGATTACGCAGCGTTGAAAAAGAAGATCGAGCTGGGCGCCAACTACATCGTGACCCAGATGTTCTTCGACAATCAGAAGTATTTCAGCTTTGTGGAGCGATGCCGTGCCGAGGGCATTACGGTGCCCATCATTCCGGGACTGAAACCTCTGTCTACCAAGAAGCAACTGACCGTCCTGGCCGATATCTTTCACCTGGAATTTCCGCTCGACCTGGTAAGGGAGGTAGAAAAATGCTCTACCGATAAGGAAGTACGGCAGGTAGGCATTGAATGGGGTATTCAGCAAAGCAGGGAACTGATGTCATACGGCGTGCCTGTGCTGCATTTTTACACAATGGGCAAATCCGACAACGTGTCGCAGATCGCCCGTGGTGTATTTTAACAAGTGCGGTTTGCCGGTTAATTCGCGTGGCCGTGCATCGCGCGCCCGACATTATTCATAACACACCGCGGTACCGTTGGCGCTTACCATGAGCATCGAGCTGCCGTTGCCGATCGTTTCGAGGTCGATATCTACGCCGATTACCGCATTGGCGCCCAGGCGCTGTGCCTGCTCCATCATCTCACGGATCGCAATGCTTTTGGCCTCGCGCAAGCCCTGCTCATAGGAGCCCGAGCGCCCGCCCACCACGTCGCGGATACCCGCGAGGAAGTCTTTCAAAAAATTCGCCCCGATGATGGCTTCACCATTCACCAGTCCGATATACTTCACGATTCTTTTACCTTCGATATTCGGGGTAGTAGTAACAAGCATGCGATTTCAGGTTTGATTGATGTTGATTTTTGCGCGGCCAAATTACGGGTTTGCCAAAGAAGAGGCTGAAAATAATGGTTTAGCGGCAAAGTAGCACCAGTTCGGGGTAAATTTTAGGTATAATCGTTAGTTTTGCCTTTTGACCAATTCGAGTAGTAAAAAGTAAATTGTAATGGAACAGACCGTAGACGTCATCAACCATATTATCCGCACCCGCCGGAGCATTTTCCCGCCCAGTTATATCCAAAAAGAAATTCCGCAGGAAATCCTCGAAAATATCCTCGAAAACGCCAACTATGCGCCCACCCACAAGCGTACCGAACCATGGCGGTTCATTGTTTTCAGGGGGGAGGAAAAGCTGAAACACTTGGCTGGCTTTTTCATGGAGCGTTACCGCAACAATACCCCGGCGGAGTCGTTTTCGCAGGCACGCTATGAAGCGGCTGGCGAAAAAATCCTGAAATCGGCCTGCGTGATCGTCATCAATGCGGCGCTTCATCCGAACGATGTTCCCGAATGGGAAGAAACGGCGGCAGTGGCCTGCGCCGTGCAGAATATGTGGCTTACGGCTACCGCCTACGGCATCGGTTCCTATTGGAGCAGTCCGGCGGTCTTAAAAGAGCTGGCCGAGTATCTCGATTTACCGGAAGACCAGAAATGCCTCGGATTGTATTACCTGGGCTATCATAATGCGCCCGATGTACCCGCGCGCCGCAACAGCACGATCGAAGATAAAACCACCTGGGCCTGAACATGAAGCAGTCCCGTCCGGTCCTGCGCGCGCAGCACCTCACTAAAACGTTTGGTACCGACACTGTCCTTTCCGGCATTGACCTCGATCTGGCGCCGGGGGGAGTGGCTGGGGGTCCTGGGTGAAAGCGGATCGGGGAAAAGCACCTTGCTGCGCATTCTGGGGCGCTTCCTGGATGCGGAGCAGGGTGATGTTTTTTTCAGAGGGCAACCGCTGAAACCGGTCGCGAGCGAGCTTATGCCCGGGCACGAGGGCATAAGGCTCATCCATCAGGAGTTCGAATTGTTCCCCAACCAGACGGTGGAGGAGAATATCGCCTACTCGCTGCGTTTCTATGAGCCGGATTACCGCCTCGAAAAGGTAGCGGAACTCCTGGAAACGACCGCATTGAAAAATGTAAAAGACCGCAAAGCGAAATTGCTTTCGGGTGGTGAGAAGCAGCGGACAGCCATCGCCAAAGCCATTGCCGAGCGTCCCGACGTGTTGCTGCTCGACGAACCGTTTGCACATTTGGACAACCATAACCGCCGGGTATTGGCCGACGCGATCGAGCGCTTGCGTAAGCGCGGGAAGATGAGCTGCGTTTTCGTTACGCACGAAGCGGCCGACGCATTGGCGTGGTCGGACAGGATTGCCGTACTGCGCGACGGCAAAATTATCCAGATAGGGACCCCGCAGGACGTTTACGATAATCCCGCTAACAGCTACGTGGCCGAACTCACGGGGGATATCAACTGGATCGCGGGGGAAAGCGGCAAAAAACAATTCTATATTCGTCCTGAAAAAATAAAGCCGACGAGAAACCCGGAGAAAAGCCGCTGGGAAGGTAAGGTAGAAGCCATGCGTTTCCATGGAAACCATTGGGAAATCCGCTGTCTGAAAGGTAAGGAACAATTATCTTTTTACCGGAACAAACCCGATCTGGAAATCGGGCAGGAGGTGCACCTGACCTACGCCGCCAAGGATCTCAAAAGCATTTGACCGGATTACAATTTGAACCAGAAAGAAATCTTCACGGCGAAAGGCGTCACATCGGGGTTATCGAGGTAGGTCAGCCGATGAATAAAATCGATGCGGCCCGTCCTGAAAATATTGTCGATCCCATATCCCAGCTCAATGTAAGGTTTTGCATTCAACTGGCTGAATGACAGTACTTCTTTTCCCGTTTCATCGGTAGTGGTGGTCAGTAACCGGTTTGTATTGCGGATGCTGCCGTAAAACAGTCTGCCGGTGGCCAGCATGCGCAGTTTGAGTTTCCGGATGACCGGAATGCGGTTGAAAATAAACCCTTCGAAATTGTGCTCCATGCGTAGCGCGAAATACCGGTCGCTGACGAACTCGAAGTAGCGCATGAGATTGTAGGCGTTTTCGACGTAAAAGAACGACTCGTTGCCCAGCGGTGTGTAAAGCAGCGGATAAGGCAGTGTGGAGGGGATATAACCGAAAGTTGCATTGTAATAGGTGCGCCCGAGGACGCCCGCACGGAAATTTTGCCGGATGTTGAAAGAAAATTTATTGTAATTGAAATCACCGCCGAGTAAATGCCTGAAGCCATGTGTGTAACGGAACGTAAATGCAGGCGAGTTGCCATTTCCCATGCTGACGCGTTCGTTGTCGTTCAGCAAAAAAGTCTCTTTCCGCGCGAGTCGCGCTTCAAAATTGATCTCCGTAATATCGAACGCGCTTTTGACGGGCGAATTGTCGCCCGCCGCCGGATCGGTGCGGTAGCTGAACCGGAACAGCGGATCGAAAGTGCGGTGGCGTAATTGCACGCTGCCGGTCAGGCCGTTTACAACTTCTCTTTTGAAATAGGCCGAAATATCCCGCTGCCAGTACGGCCTGCGAAATGCCCCGAACCTCGACAATGCGCCGAAAATAGTGCTGGGCCCGATCGTTTCGGCGGTCAATCCCAGTCGTTCGAGGTCTCTGGAATAGGCGATGCCGGCCATTGTCCACGGCTTGCGGCTGATGATGTAATCGAGCCCGCCGCCGTATTTGAACTCATGGTCACGCGTGCCATAAGCGCCGTAACCGCTGAAAATCCATTTTTTGCTGAACCCCGGATCGGTCCGGAAACCAAGGCGGAAACGGTGGCCTTCCACTTTGTTATAAGCGTATAAAAAAAGGTAAGGGCCGAGGTCGATATTCCATTTGTCGATCCTTTTATAACCATTAACAAAAATGTTCAGAAGTTCGGTGTAGGTTTTGACGACCGGCAATGCTTTCAGGGAATCGATGAGCTCGAAGGTCAGCTTTTCCGTGGCACTGAGGCCTTCCGGCCGGCTTTTGATCCAGAAAGTCGAATCATGGTCGCGGTAATCTTCTTTTAGTTCGATGGCCGTATCGTAAAAGCGGATTTCGTGCGGTTGGTTGAGTTTGTACCCGGATTGGGCCGAATAAAATTTCAGCAACATGCCCGCGGCCTGGGGAGTCGGCTCGTCGACGTCGATCAGCACCCGTGTTTTGCGTGGCAACCAGTTTTTTTCATCATCCGACAGCTCGTAGGATTGCTGGATTTTAATACGATCGATGTAATTGAGGTTAGCCTGCTTGTCTACCGTGACATCTATTTGCGTCAATGCAAAAGTTTGCCCGTCCACCCACATCGTACCGGTGAACGCCAGGTCCTGCTTTTGGCGGGGCTCGAAATCGATGTGATAATCGTAGCCCGAGCCATTGAAAGCGCTGTCTGCGAGGTAATATTCGTAATAGAGCTTCCAGTTGTCGGAAATCGGTGAAACAAAATCCTTTTGGAGGATATTCAGGTAATTGTTGTAAAAATTGTATTGCTGGAAGGTCGACCCGATCAGTTGCGACACCACGCTGCCGTCCGTCAATCCTACGCCCGAAACTTTCGTTTTCTTAATGATCTCCTTCTTTTTCTGTGGATTGTTGCGGTAGAAAACCTCGGAAACCGACTCGGAAATAAAGATCGGAATGATCGTTTCACCGTTTTCACCCCTTACTTCATCGAACTTTTCGAGCGTACGGGCCATCTTTCTGACTGGCTTCCGCTTTCTGAATGCGTCCGAAAGGTTGTCTATATCGATCTGGACCTTGTTGTAGCTTTCATATTCATAAGCAGAAAGCTCCCCGGCATTGTTTGCTTTTTTCCGTGCGACGATTTTTCGCAGAACGGCATAAGCCGGGTTTTCGCCTGCGATAATTTTAACTTCGCGCAGCTGCATAGT harbors:
- a CDS encoding GNAT family N-acetyltransferase → MDHQLNWRLQTFDELSNSELYGILRLRSEVFVLEQRCCFLDMDNKDQQCHHLSGYRDGQLVAFARIVPPGLSYEYPAIGRIVVSSHGRGAGYGIELLNVSIQKLEELYGKVPIRIGAQLYLKKFYESFDFRQSGEVYLEDGIEHIEMTRPIQR
- a CDS encoding nitroreductase; this encodes MEQTVDVINHIIRTRRSIFPPSYIQKEIPQEILENILENANYAPTHKRTEPWRFIVFRGEEKLKHLAGFFMERYRNNTPAESFSQARYEAAGEKILKSACVIVINAALHPNDVPEWEETAAVACAVQNMWLTATAYGIGSYWSSPAVLKELAEYLDLPEDQKCLGLYYLGYHNAPDVPARRNSTIEDKTTWA
- a CDS encoding ABC transporter ATP-binding protein, with the protein product MVPTLSFPALTSIWRRGEWLGVLGESGSGKSTLLRILGRFLDAEQGDVFFRGQPLKPVASELMPGHEGIRLIHQEFELFPNQTVEENIAYSLRFYEPDYRLEKVAELLETTALKNVKDRKAKLLSGGEKQRTAIAKAIAERPDVLLLDEPFAHLDNHNRRVLADAIERLRKRGKMSCVFVTHEAADALAWSDRIAVLRDGKIIQIGTPQDVYDNPANSYVAELTGDINWIAGESGKKQFYIRPEKIKPTRNPEKSRWEGKVEAMRFHGNHWEIRCLKGKEQLSFYRNKPDLEIGQEVHLTYAAKDLKSI
- a CDS encoding DUF5686 family protein — encoded protein: MTPRPHIAVVVLLVILACAKGAAQTVHTIRGRVTDATTGDPIPFANISIRGQPTGTTTNFDGNYQLTFTPPANSVIATYVGYTSLSKAISPGITTQVIDIQLSPGTMQLREVKIIAGENPAYAVLRKIVARKKANNAGELSAYEYESYNKVQIDIDNLSDAFRKRKPVRKMARTLEKFDEVRGENGETIIPIFISESVSEVFYRNNPQKKKEIIKKTKVSGVGLTDGSVVSQLIGSTFQQYNFYNNYLNILQKDFVSPISDNWKLYYEYYLADSAFNGSGYDYHIDFEPRQKQDLAFTGTMWVDGQTFALTQIDVTVDKQANLNYIDRIKIQQSYELSDDEKNWLPRKTRVLIDVDEPTPQAAGMLLKFYSAQSGYKLNQPHEIRFYDTAIELKEDYRDHDSTFWIKSRPEGLSATEKLTFELIDSLKALPVVKTYTELLNIFVNGYKRIDKWNIDLGPYLFLYAYNKVEGHRFRLGFRTDPGFSKKWIFSGYGAYGTRDHEFKYGGGLDYIISRKPWTMAGIAYSRDLERLGLTAETIGPSTIFGALSRFGAFRRPYWQRDISAYFKREVVNGLTGSVQLRHRTFDPLFRFSYRTDPAAGDNSPVKSAFDITEINFEARLARKETFLLNDNERVSMGNGNSPAFTFRYTHGFRHLLGGDFNYNKFSFNIRQNFRAGVLGRTYYNATFGYIPSTLPYPLLYTPLGNESFFYVENAYNLMRYFEFVSDRYFALRMEHNFEGFIFNRIPVIRKLKLRMLATGRLFYGSIRNTNRLLTTTTDETGKEVLSFSQLNAKPYIELGYGIDNIFRTGRIDFIHRLTYLDNPDVTPFAVKISFWFKL
- a CDS encoding heavy metal-binding domain-containing protein — encoded protein: MLVTTTPNIEGKRIVKYIGLVNGEAIIGANFLKDFLAGIRDVVGGRSGSYEQGLREAKSIAIREMMEQAQRLGANAVIGVDIDLETIGNGSSMLMVSANGTAVCYE
- a CDS encoding YebC/PmpR family DNA-binding transcriptional regulator, with amino-acid sequence MGRAFEYRKARMFKRWDKMAKTFTRIGKEIVLAVKSGTADPATNSKLRVLLQNAKAVNMPKETIERAIKRATSKDQEDYKEMVYEGYGPHGIAILVESTTDNPTRTVANVRSYFNKLGGSLGTTGMLDFLFDRKCIFKIKNTGKDLEELEFELIDAGGEEVFLDEETNLINIYGEFSAFGALQHYFEENGYEIVEADFERIPNDTKTLTEEQAAEVEKLIEKIEEDDDVQRVYHNMA